The following are from one region of the Chloracidobacterium sp. genome:
- a CDS encoding type II toxin-antitoxin system HicB family antitoxin, whose translation MTRAKALRSNNKAEEYSYTVAWSEEDDAFIGWVAEFPSLAAHGGTQEKALREIRSVVGFVIEDLIAENEPIPEPLGRRSYSGKLNVRMSKELHRRLALESSVQGVSLNTLINTKLARS comes from the coding sequence ATGACAAGGGCAAAAGCATTAAGATCTAACAATAAAGCGGAAGAATATAGCTATACAGTTGCGTGGTCTGAGGAAGACGATGCCTTTATTGGGTGGGTGGCCGAGTTTCCGTCTCTTGCGGCGCACGGCGGCACGCAGGAAAAGGCATTGCGCGAGATCCGCAGCGTCGTCGGATTTGTGATCGAAGACCTGATCGCCGAGAATGAACCGATCCCCGAACCGCTTGGCCGCCGCAGCTACAGCGGAAAGCTAAATGTGCGAATGTCAAAAGAGCTCCATCGCCGCCTCGCGCTCGAATCCTCTGTCCAGGGCGTTTCGCTCAACACTTTGATCAACACAAAACTTGCCCGTTCGTAG
- a CDS encoding toxin HicA, with product MTISEIIAELEVQKASTRFSKLMRICEEFFGKPRMKGSHHIFKMPWPGDPRLNIQSDKGKAKPYQVEQVIAALNKLDRES from the coding sequence ATGACAATTTCCGAAATTATCGCGGAGCTTGAGGTTCAAAAGGCCAGTACGAGGTTCTCCAAACTAATGCGAATATGCGAAGAGTTTTTCGGAAAGCCAAGAATGAAGGGCAGCCATCATATTTTCAAGATGCCCTGGCCGGGCGATCCGAGATTGAATATTCAATCCGACAAGGGCAAGGCGAAACCTTATCAGGTTGAACAGGTCATCGCGGCGTTAAATAAACTGGACAGAGAGAGTTGA
- a CDS encoding CPBP family intramembrane metalloprotease: MSPRLRLFLLLWIAGFTGVLSFLLVDISALIKMLPEAEGMSQPDIPMSVIRLLAVIQPGVLVTLAVLAGMWLAPKAGLHAPATEALAERRPFFPALRPQIIPGIFGGILAGMAITTCWLLATPFLSDEFIARADAFNKMMPPITRFLYGGVTEEILLRWGMMTLIVCALWKAFDRGKGSPSSVWFVVSIVASAILFGAGHLPIASALSGGLTAALTIYVITANSIFGIAAGFLYWKRGLESAVIAHMFAHVVLLAAIALS; the protein is encoded by the coding sequence ATGTCTCCAAGACTTCGTCTTTTTCTTTTACTTTGGATTGCAGGCTTTACGGGCGTTCTGTCGTTTTTGCTTGTCGATATTTCGGCATTGATAAAGATGCTTCCGGAAGCTGAAGGTATGTCGCAGCCTGACATCCCGATGAGCGTGATCAGGCTGCTGGCCGTTATCCAACCGGGTGTATTGGTGACGCTGGCAGTGTTGGCCGGGATGTGGCTTGCGCCAAAGGCAGGTTTGCATGCGCCTGCCACAGAAGCTCTTGCAGAGCGAAGGCCATTTTTTCCCGCACTGCGGCCGCAGATCATTCCCGGCATTTTTGGGGGAATCTTGGCAGGTATGGCGATAACCACGTGCTGGCTGTTGGCAACTCCGTTCCTGTCCGACGAATTTATCGCTCGTGCTGACGCATTCAACAAAATGATGCCGCCGATCACGCGTTTTCTATACGGCGGCGTCACGGAAGAGATATTGCTTCGATGGGGCATGATGACGCTGATTGTCTGTGCTCTTTGGAAGGCCTTCGACCGAGGTAAGGGTTCGCCGAGCTCCGTCTGGTTCGTTGTCTCTATCGTGGCTTCGGCGATCTTGTTCGGAGCCGGGCATTTGCCGATCGCCTCTGCATTGAGCGGCGGCCTGACCGCAGCATTGACTATCTATGTCATCACTGCAAACTCGATATTCGGCATTGCTGCAGGCTTTCTATATTGGAAACGCGGCCTCGAATCCGCCGTCATCGCTCATATGTTTGCCCACGTAGTGCTGCTCGCTGCGATCGCACTTTCGTAG
- a CDS encoding sodium-translocating pyrophosphatase: MNDYVIYLVPAFGVIGLLVMAYKSAWVGKQDAGDQNMQDLAKHIADGAMAFLKAEWRVLSIFVVITAALLAYSGTIHEVNGRQIHSHWLIAVAFIIGAVFSATAGYIGMRVATKANVRTTQAARTSLRQALKVSFTGGTVMGLGVASLAVFGLGGLFIVFLATFSDLGANQVRTAIEVLTGFSLGAESIALFSRVGGGIYTKAADVGADLVGKVEAGIPEDDVRNPATIADNVGDNVGDVAGMGADLFGSYVATILATMVLGQEILVRDAFGGMSPILLPMVICGLGLIFSIVGTFFVRISDDKGNVQNALNLGNWSSIVLTVIAAYFAVMWLLPEGQITLRSNSFDKMDVFYAIVVGTVVGAIMSYVTEYYTAMGKKPVMSIVRQSSTGHATNIIAGLSVGMKSTVIPILTLAGGIITSYYFAGLYGVAIAAAGMMSTTAMQLAIDAFGPIADNAGGIAEMSQLPAEVRERTDILDAVGNTTAATGKGFAIASAALTALALFAAFVGIAGIDRIDIYKANVLAGLFVGGMIPFIFSALCIQAVGKAAMDMVQEVRRQFRDIPGIMEYKAQPEYEKCVEISTKASIREMLMPGAIALVTPVIVGFTFGPEVLGGLLAGVTVSGVLMGMFQNNAGGAWDNAKKSFEKGVEINGEMFYKKSEPHKASVTGDTVGDPFKDTSGPSMNILIKLMSIVSLIIAPYIYGIGQ, translated from the coding sequence ATGAACGATTACGTGATCTATTTAGTGCCCGCTTTCGGGGTCATCGGATTGCTGGTGATGGCGTATAAATCCGCCTGGGTCGGCAAGCAGGACGCCGGCGACCAGAATATGCAGGACCTTGCCAAGCATATTGCAGACGGCGCGATGGCGTTTCTGAAAGCCGAATGGCGCGTCCTCAGCATCTTTGTCGTCATCACCGCCGCATTGCTGGCCTATTCGGGAACCATCCATGAGGTCAATGGGCGGCAGATACACTCCCATTGGCTGATCGCCGTCGCCTTTATCATCGGAGCCGTTTTTTCGGCGACGGCCGGCTACATCGGCATGCGCGTCGCCACCAAGGCCAACGTTCGGACGACACAGGCCGCACGCACAAGCCTGAGGCAGGCATTGAAGGTCTCATTCACCGGCGGAACCGTGATGGGCCTCGGGGTTGCAAGCCTTGCGGTCTTCGGCCTCGGCGGATTGTTCATCGTTTTTCTTGCGACATTCTCGGATCTCGGTGCGAACCAGGTGAGGACCGCGATCGAGGTTTTGACCGGCTTCTCGCTCGGTGCCGAATCGATCGCACTATTCTCACGCGTCGGCGGCGGTATTTACACCAAGGCAGCTGACGTCGGGGCCGACCTCGTCGGCAAGGTCGAAGCCGGAATTCCGGAAGACGACGTCCGTAACCCGGCAACGATCGCCGATAACGTCGGCGATAACGTCGGCGATGTGGCGGGCATGGGCGCCGACCTTTTCGGATCGTATGTCGCAACGATCCTCGCAACGATGGTCCTGGGTCAGGAGATACTCGTCCGCGACGCGTTCGGCGGCATGTCGCCTATCCTGCTGCCGATGGTCATCTGCGGCCTCGGGCTGATCTTCTCGATAGTCGGGACATTTTTCGTTCGCATCAGTGATGACAAGGGGAATGTTCAGAACGCACTCAACCTCGGCAATTGGTCATCGATCGTGCTGACGGTGATCGCCGCCTATTTTGCGGTAATGTGGCTGCTGCCGGAAGGCCAGATCACGCTTAGGTCGAATTCGTTCGACAAAATGGATGTGTTCTACGCGATCGTCGTCGGGACGGTGGTCGGTGCGATCATGAGCTACGTCACCGAATATTACACCGCGATGGGCAAAAAGCCAGTGATGTCGATCGTGCGGCAATCGTCGACAGGTCATGCCACGAACATCATAGCCGGACTATCGGTAGGGATGAAGTCGACCGTTATCCCGATCCTGACCCTCGCCGGCGGTATCATTACCTCATACTATTTCGCAGGGCTGTATGGCGTTGCCATCGCGGCCGCGGGTATGATGTCCACGACCGCAATGCAGCTCGCCATCGACGCCTTTGGCCCGATAGCCGACAATGCCGGCGGCATTGCGGAAATGAGCCAACTCCCCGCCGAGGTCCGTGAACGCACCGACATCCTGGACGCTGTTGGCAACACAACTGCAGCAACCGGGAAGGGATTCGCGATAGCGTCAGCGGCCCTAACAGCACTTGCTCTATTCGCTGCCTTTGTTGGGATCGCAGGCATCGACCGCATCGATATTTACAAAGCAAATGTGCTTGCCGGTCTCTTCGTTGGCGGAATGATACCGTTCATCTTTTCGGCGTTGTGTATCCAGGCCGTTGGCAAAGCAGCAATGGACATGGTTCAGGAAGTCCGTCGTCAGTTTCGCGACATTCCGGGAATTATGGAATATAAGGCACAGCCGGAATATGAGAAATGTGTGGAAATCTCGACCAAGGCTTCGATCCGCGAAATGTTGATGCCGGGAGCCATTGCGCTCGTAACGCCTGTGATTGTAGGGTTCACGTTTGGCCCTGAAGTTCTTGGCGGGTTGCTCGCGGGCGTGACTGTTTCAGGAGTACTTATGGGTATGTTCCAAAACAATGCTGGCGGTGCATGGGATAATGCTAAGAAGTCCTTCGAGAAGGGAGTCGAAATTAACGGCGAGATGTTCTACAAGAAGAGTGAGCCGCACAAAGCCTCAGTCACCGGTGACACCGTCGGCGACCCATTCAAGGACACTTCCGGCCCCTCGATGAACATTCTGATCAAGTTGATGTCGATCGTTTCGTTGATCATCGCTCCGTATATTTACGGCATCGGGCAGTAG